From the genome of Pelosinus fermentans DSM 17108:
TTTATTTTAGGATTGGTTGTTGGTTCCGGTGATGCGGCAACTTTCGCATTTAATCAAGCTATTACACCACATGCAGCCGATTTTGGCATGTCAGTGGTGCAAATGGGCAGCATGGCCACACTCGGTGGTACGCTAGGGCGCACAATGTCACCGATTGCCGGTGCCACAATTATCATAGCTGGTATTGCTGGTGTCAATCCGATGGAAATCGCAAAACGTAACTGCTTGCCAATGGTAGGCGCTATGATAGTCGGTATGTTATTCTTGTTAGCGTAGAGATTGTCATCCTTCATTTGGAGCAGTAATTTTTTAAAAGGTGTTGAGGTGTTGTGTCGAAAATTACTATTGTAGCAGCAGGAGACTCTTTTATTACGCAGCGATTACCGCAAGATGATCATTTTACTACATTGAAAAACTACATAGAAGCTCATGATGTTCGATTTACAAACTTTGAGATTTTATTACATGATTTTGAAGTGTATCCCGCTCCAACAAGTGGAGGTACCTGGGCGGTTGCACGTCCGGAAGTTTTGGAAGATATCAAGCAGCTTGGTTTTAATATGATGGCCTGGGCCAATAATCATACCATTGATTGGAATATCGACGGTGTTTTAACGACGATGAAACATCTCGATAAAAATAAATGTATCCATGCTGGTGTTGGCAGGAATTTGGCAGAGGCTTCGCAACCGCGATATCTTGATACCCCTCAAGGAAGGGTTGCGCTGATTGGTATTACATCTACGATATCGGAGTGGGGTATGGCAAGTGCGCAAAGACCTGATGTGCTTGGGCGGCCGGGGGCGAATGTCCTTCGTTATCAGTCGATTCACAAGGTACGCCACGAGGACTTTAAGAAGTTAAAGGAAATCGTTGAGCAGACAGAGGTAAATTCGAATCGAATTTTAGACGAAAAGGAAGGCTTTGCAAAACCGGTTGAAGGCGGCTATTATGTTGGTAATATCAGGTTTGAACCATGTGATGAGCCAGGCACGGCAACCAAGATGAATTCCAAAGATGCTGAACGTATTGTACGATCTATACGCGAAGCCGTAAGGCAGGCAGATGTTGTCTTAGTAAGTCATCATACACATGAGCGTAAAGGTTTGGAGAAAGACCGTCCAGCCGATTTTGCCCGTGATTTTGCAAAGTTGTGCATTGACAGCGGTGCACATGCTTATATTGGCCACGGCCCGCATATTTGGCGAGGTATTGAAATCTATAAAAATCGTCCAATTTTTTATAGTATTGGCGATTTTATTTTCCAAAATGATTCAGTGGAACGACAGCCAACAGAATTTTATGACCTTTATGATTTGGGTGTAGAAAATACTGTATCTGATGGACTGGATGCCCGCAGTGCCAATGAAACAAGAGGACTGGTTGTCGATCCTAAAGTATTTGAATCGGCCATGGTTTCTTTTGCTGTGACGGCTGGGAAAATTGATGAAATTACTTTAAAACCGCTTTCACTGGGATTTGAATACGGTAGAGCGCGTCGCGGTCGTCCTCAATTTTCCGATAAAGAAAACGGAGAACGAATTTTGCGTGATATTGCTGATTTATCGACAGCATTTGGCACGAAAATTATGATAAAAGATGGCGTAGGAACGATTGGATTAAAATAAGGCGTTTTGCCATTAAACCGTATCGGTCAAATGTAAAAAAATAGCAAACAAATAGTAGCCTACAACCGTTCAATGGTTGTAGGCTACTATTGTTGCGTAAGCGAATACCACATGCTCAGCAAGTGATTCTAAAAGCTTATATAGCTATCCCTATATGTTTAAACGGGAATTTCCTGAGCCTGGTGCGCGGTGATCCAGCTTTTGCATTCGCCTGGTGCGGCGGGAATGATTAGAACATTGTTGAGGTTAGGCATTTGATCGATTTGATTGAGAAGAACCGGGTTGGGATGAATAGCCAGCACGCTGCCGGTATGATCCACCGGGAAATTATTCTTGGTGGTCATAATTTTAAGTGTGACGGTGCCAATTTTAAATTCAGCGGCAAGGATGGATTCCCGAATCTGAAATTGAGTTAGTTCTGTATCTTGCAAGGCGGCTTCCAGCGTACTTTTTTGGACGCCAGCTAAGATGCCATGATGCGGGATATGATAAATACATTGCCTTGTCAGCCAGATTATACCAGCATTAATGGCTTCTGGATGGGAGTTGTTGTTAATGTAATAATATTGCATATTCATTCCACCTCGTATAGTCTCATAAAGGTTATCAGGACTTCGTTCTAAAAGAAGTATATCAAGAACCATGAATATGTCAATAATTAATGTTCAAATTGTGTTATAAAAGGTAATTTGTGTCAATAAGACGAGTATCGACTAATGCATTGCAGAATTTTATTTTTTTATATGAAACCAAATCATATAGTATGGGATACATTTTCGATATGATTTTAATAGGGTGTCCAGATTAGAGGAACATATGCTTATCCTGCTTTTTATTGACAAATAAATAAGATTGTCATATTATTGTGTCCATGGATACAATAATTAAAGCTTTATTATTACAATTCGCGGAGCTATATGAAAAACAAGATATTTTATCTAAGATTACATCACAGGAATTTCTTCATGGCTACGGCTATTCAGAAATTCACTGTATTGATGTAATTGGTCGTATGGAAGATTCCAATGCTACTCGAATAGCAAAAGAATTATCTATGACTAGAAGCGCCATCAGTAAAATAACAAAAAAACTGGTACAAAGAGGCGACATTATCAATTATCAAAACCCTAGTAATCAAAAAGAAATTTGTTTTAAATTAACAAAGAAAGGATATTCTTTATTTAAAGAGCATGAGCAACGTCATTTGGCTTGGGAAAAGCGTGATAGAGAGTTTTTAGAAAAAATCAGTACTAAAAATCTAGAGACTGTTAGTACTTTCCTAGTCGATTTCAACAGTTATTTAAATGAACAAATTAAGACGTTAAATAAGAAATAGGAGTGAAACACATGTTAGTCGATTTAACCGTCAAAATCTCACCAGAGATCAACAAAAATGCTGCCGATAATGAGAAAAAGGTATCTTATGGTCATTTAGGCACTCACTTTGACGTCATGAACCAGGAATTTCCTTTGGAATTTGTAAAAAGAAAAGCAATTGTTTTTGATGTCAGAAATATCTTGAATCGAGATATCTCGATTCAAGATATAAACATTGAGCTAGTACAAAAAAATATGTTTGTTGCATTTTATACAGAGTTTATTGAACAAGAACCTTATGGATCGAAAGCCTATTTTACAAAGCATCCCCAGTTATCGGATGAATTAATTAATATACTTTTAGAAAAGGAGATCTCCATTATTGGTATTGATTGTGCGGGGGTAAGGCGTGGTAAAGAGCATACCCCAAAAGATCAATATTGCGCAGACAGGGGGGTTTTTATCGTAGAAAACTTATGCAACCTGTCGGAAATCTTAGAAGAAAGAAAATCAAACACATTCGTAGCAAATACTTACCCGCTAAACTTTTCCGGAATGACCGGTTTACCATGCAGGGTTGTTGCTGAATTTAGGAAAGAATCATGTTGAAAATTAATTTGACGATTAGAAGCATTCCTGCAATTCTGTGGGGAGAGTCATCGGATAAACTAGTTATTGCTGTTCACGGAAACATGTCCAGAAAGGATGTTGAAAAATGGCTGTACGAGAAATATTACTCTTAGGAAATGAATCTCTTTATAATGTTTCACGCGAAGTTACCGAAAATATGGATAAAAGAATTCAAGTAGTTAATGATTTACACGATACAATTATAAATTTCAGAAAAAAATATGGCTTTGGCAGGGCGATTGCTGCTCCTCAAATTGGAGAATTTTTAAGAATTATCTAT
Proteins encoded in this window:
- a CDS encoding cyclase family protein, with translation MLVDLTVKISPEINKNAADNEKKVSYGHLGTHFDVMNQEFPLEFVKRKAIVFDVRNILNRDISIQDINIELVQKNMFVAFYTEFIEQEPYGSKAYFTKHPQLSDELINILLEKEISIIGIDCAGVRRGKEHTPKDQYCADRGVFIVENLCNLSEILEERKSNTFVANTYPLNFSGMTGLPCRVVAEFRKESC
- a CDS encoding CapA family protein, producing the protein MSKITIVAAGDSFITQRLPQDDHFTTLKNYIEAHDVRFTNFEILLHDFEVYPAPTSGGTWAVARPEVLEDIKQLGFNMMAWANNHTIDWNIDGVLTTMKHLDKNKCIHAGVGRNLAEASQPRYLDTPQGRVALIGITSTISEWGMASAQRPDVLGRPGANVLRYQSIHKVRHEDFKKLKEIVEQTEVNSNRILDEKEGFAKPVEGGYYVGNIRFEPCDEPGTATKMNSKDAERIVRSIREAVRQADVVLVSHHTHERKGLEKDRPADFARDFAKLCIDSGAHAYIGHGPHIWRGIEIYKNRPIFYSIGDFIFQNDSVERQPTEFYDLYDLGVENTVSDGLDARSANETRGLVVDPKVFESAMVSFAVTAGKIDEITLKPLSLGFEYGRARRGRPQFSDKENGERILRDIADLSTAFGTKIMIKDGVGTIGLK
- a CDS encoding MarR family winged helix-turn-helix transcriptional regulator produces the protein MDTIIKALLLQFAELYEKQDILSKITSQEFLHGYGYSEIHCIDVIGRMEDSNATRIAKELSMTRSAISKITKKLVQRGDIINYQNPSNQKEICFKLTKKGYSLFKEHEQRHLAWEKRDREFLEKISTKNLETVSTFLVDFNSYLNEQIKTLNKK